One Deinococcus sp. LM3 genomic region harbors:
- a CDS encoding histidine triad nucleotide-binding protein produces MTASPTLFERIIAREIPSQIVFEDEHYIAIRDIAPKAPIHLLVIPKKVSARVDEITDAAEMGELWLTATRVARQHAQDYRLVVNCGPGGGQMVFHTHVHILAGWENGPADDTGLGQ; encoded by the coding sequence ATGACAGCCTCTCCCACCCTGTTCGAGCGGATCATCGCCCGCGAGATTCCCAGCCAGATCGTGTTCGAGGACGAGCACTACATCGCCATCCGCGACATCGCGCCCAAGGCACCCATCCACCTGCTGGTCATTCCGAAGAAGGTGTCGGCGCGGGTGGACGAGATCACGGACGCCGCCGAGATGGGCGAGCTGTGGCTGACCGCCACGCGGGTCGCGCGGCAGCACGCGCAGGATTACCGGCTGGTCGTGAACTGCGGCCCGGGCGGCGGCCAGATGGTGTTCCACACGCACGTGCACATCCTGGCCGGGTGGGAGAACGGCCCGGCCGACGACACGGGCCTGGGCCAGTGA
- a CDS encoding HAD family phosphatase, whose protein sequence is MTAPTHGPALTGTFDAVLFDLDGVLVDSEALAADVWVRTLAEHGLPLPLNDFAHLAVGQTFPNVLVRLSDLHGWTPTDAFLPTLEDRFNAAFDTLDAIEGARATLEALRRAGVPFAVGSNSERGRLHMKLASAGLAGLVGAHAYDPSWVGGRGKPEPDLYAFAAAQIGADITRCVVVEDSVPGATAGVRAGATVIGLLATGHAHPDDAAHLLAAGVSRVVTSHTQLQEALGLAVPV, encoded by the coding sequence GTGACCGCCCCCACGCATGGCCCGGCGCTGACCGGCACCTTCGACGCGGTGCTGTTCGACCTGGACGGCGTACTGGTGGACAGCGAGGCGCTGGCGGCGGACGTGTGGGTCCGCACGCTGGCCGAACACGGCCTGCCGCTGCCCCTGAACGACTTCGCGCACCTGGCGGTCGGGCAGACCTTCCCGAACGTGCTGGTGCGCCTGAGCGACCTGCACGGCTGGACGCCCACCGACGCGTTCCTGCCCACCCTGGAAGACCGCTTCAACGCGGCCTTCGACACCCTGGACGCCATCGAGGGCGCGCGCGCCACGCTGGAAGCCCTGCGGCGGGCGGGCGTGCCGTTCGCGGTGGGCAGCAACAGCGAACGCGGGCGGCTGCACATGAAACTCGCCTCGGCGGGACTGGCGGGGCTGGTGGGCGCGCACGCCTACGACCCGTCGTGGGTGGGCGGGCGCGGCAAGCCGGAACCGGACCTGTACGCCTTCGCCGCCGCGCAGATCGGTGCGGACATCACGCGCTGCGTGGTCGTCGAGGACAGCGTTCCCGGCGCCACGGCGGGCGTGCGGGCCGGCGCGACCGTGATCGGCCTGCTCGCCACCGGGCACGCCCACCCGGACGACGCCGCGCACTTGCTGGCCGCCGGAGTCAGCCGCGTGGTGACCTCGCACACGCAGTTGCAGGAGGCGCTGGGGCTGGCCGTTCCGGTCTGA
- a CDS encoding PadR family transcriptional regulator, which produces MPRPPNSSPHTKAVLHALQQTYPAHTYGYDLSRSTNLKSGTLYPILQRLHEQGHLDAQWEDSPHPGRPPRHIYRLTQSGLQLARDRHEPGTATHTTGALT; this is translated from the coding sequence ATGCCGCGCCCACCCAACTCCAGCCCCCACACGAAAGCCGTCCTGCACGCCCTCCAGCAGACCTACCCCGCGCACACCTACGGCTACGACCTGAGCAGAAGCACCAACCTGAAAAGCGGAACCCTCTACCCCATCCTCCAACGCCTGCACGAACAGGGCCACCTGGACGCCCAGTGGGAAGACTCCCCCCACCCCGGCAGACCCCCCCGCCACATCTACCGCCTGACCCAGAGCGGCCTGCAACTGGCCCGCGACCGCCACGAACCGGGCACCGCCACCCACACCACAGGAGCCCTGACATGA
- the sdaAA gene encoding L-serine ammonia-lyase, iron-sulfur-dependent, subunit alpha: MTTLDDILNAPAPASEWILAQDCAETGLHPDDIRTEMLRRIREMRDSIQRGLSSDARSITGMVGWNAKGLWDAPDALNAPLLRRVQAYAMAVNEENARMGRIVAAPTAGSAGTIPGALIGVADHLGIPDERLVSPMILAAGIGKAISKRMFISGAAGGCQAEIGSSAAMAAAAIVELMGGTPRAAVHAASMALMNTIGLVCDPVGGYVEVPCVSRNAFYAVHAVSAAQLALAQLESFIPPDEVLGAMASVGRMMPAALRETADGGLAQTPTGLAVTARMEGKDGDSGGMIELPLA; encoded by the coding sequence ATGACCACCCTCGACGACATCCTGAACGCCCCCGCCCCCGCCTCCGAGTGGATTCTCGCGCAGGACTGCGCCGAGACCGGCCTGCACCCCGACGACATCCGCACCGAGATGCTGCGCCGCATCCGCGAGATGCGCGACAGCATCCAGCGCGGCCTGAGCAGCGACGCCCGCAGCATCACCGGCATGGTCGGCTGGAACGCCAAGGGCCTCTGGGACGCCCCGGACGCCCTGAATGCGCCCCTGCTGCGCCGCGTGCAGGCCTACGCCATGGCCGTAAACGAGGAGAACGCCCGCATGGGCCGCATCGTCGCCGCCCCCACCGCAGGCAGTGCCGGCACCATTCCCGGCGCGCTGATCGGCGTGGCCGACCACCTCGGCATCCCGGACGAGCGGCTGGTCAGTCCCATGATCCTCGCCGCCGGGATCGGCAAGGCCATTTCAAAGCGCATGTTCATCAGCGGCGCGGCGGGTGGCTGTCAGGCCGAGATCGGCAGCAGCGCCGCCATGGCCGCCGCCGCCATCGTCGAACTGATGGGCGGCACGCCCCGCGCCGCCGTGCACGCCGCCAGCATGGCCCTCATGAACACCATCGGCCTCGTCTGCGACCCCGTCGGCGGGTACGTGGAGGTCCCCTGCGTCAGCCGCAACGCCTTCTACGCCGTGCACGCCGTGAGTGCCGCGCAACTCGCGCTGGCGCAACTGGAATCCTTCATCCCCCCTGACGAGGTCCTGGGCGCGATGGCCAGCGTGGGCCGCATGATGCCCGCCGCGCTGCGCGAAACCGCCGACGGGGGCCTCGCCCAGACGCCCACCGGACTGGCCGTCACCGCCCGCATGGAAGGCAAGGACGGGGACTCGGGCGGCATGATCGAACTCCCGCTGGCGTAA
- a CDS encoding histidine phosphatase family protein, with product MKLLLIRHAQSQNNVIEDRPDYVQARQPDPPLTAHGHASARQFAQDADLGGVTHLYTSLMLRAVQTAAPIAARLNLPAHGIERAYEYGGLTTGPAGGFTPVTGGDHASLSAHCPALIWPAHLTGQPWDGGAEAWEEPLFHARATHVLTELRTRHHAQDRVALVTHHDFAGALIRAALGWPVTDTPPTFHLAHLGTALLDLPADGRVGGLEWLNR from the coding sequence GTGAAGCTCCTGCTGATCCGCCACGCCCAGTCGCAGAACAACGTGATCGAGGACCGACCCGACTACGTGCAGGCGCGGCAACCCGACCCGCCCCTGACCGCGCACGGGCACGCCAGCGCCCGGCAGTTCGCGCAGGACGCCGACCTGGGCGGCGTGACGCACCTGTACACCAGCCTGATGCTCCGCGCCGTGCAGACCGCCGCACCCATCGCCGCGCGGCTGAACCTCCCCGCGCACGGCATCGAACGGGCCTACGAGTACGGCGGCCTGACCACCGGCCCCGCCGGAGGCTTCACTCCCGTCACGGGCGGCGACCACGCCAGCCTCAGCGCGCACTGCCCGGCGCTGATCTGGCCTGCGCACCTGACCGGGCAACCCTGGGACGGCGGGGCGGAGGCCTGGGAGGAACCCCTCTTCCACGCCCGCGCCACGCACGTCCTGACGGAACTCCGCACCCGACACCACGCCCAGGACCGGGTCGCGCTGGTCACGCATCACGACTTCGCCGGGGCGCTCATCCGTGCCGCGCTCGGCTGGCCCGTCACCGACACACCGCCGACCTTCCACCTCGCGCACCTGGGCACCGCCCTCCTCGACCTGCCCGCAGACGGCCGCGTGGGCGGACTGGAGTGGCTGAACCGGTAA
- the hutH gene encoding histidine ammonia-lyase, which translates to MILDQHLSLSDFLSVVRGGEAVQLADAARERILRARAVIERIVDGQAAVYGVNTGFGKFASVQVPREGLEELQLNLILSHAIGVGENLPAEVVRGMLLLRAQSLALGHSGVRPEVVELLLSLLNAGAHPVIPAQGSVGASGDLAPLAHLALGLIGLGDMEFRGQVRPSADVLAELGLSPLTLQAKEGLALINGTQLMGSLLALAVADARTLLGTANLAAAMTVEALYGSHRPFQPDVIGLRPHPGAVGVAEELRTFLRDSQIAPSHAVGDGKVQDAYSLRAAPQVHGASLDALAHAERVLAVEFASVTDNPLIFPDTGDVVSGGNFHGQPLAVTIDALKVAVAELGSISERRCEQLLNPALSGLPGFLAPQGGLNSGFMIAQYTAAALVSENKVLAHPASVDTIPTSANQEDHVSMGAHGARQLRAILENVQNVIGIELLCAAQALDFQNLHAGRGAQAAWEHIRAHIPNMTRDRYYRPDLLKIVKMVRSGELLRVAREA; encoded by the coding sequence GTGATTCTCGATCAACACCTGTCCCTGTCTGATTTCCTGTCTGTCGTGCGTGGCGGCGAGGCCGTCCAGCTGGCCGATGCCGCGCGGGAGCGCATTCTTCGTGCGCGGGCGGTGATCGAGCGGATCGTGGACGGTCAGGCGGCGGTGTACGGCGTGAACACGGGCTTCGGGAAGTTCGCGTCCGTGCAGGTGCCGCGTGAGGGCCTGGAGGAGTTGCAGTTGAACCTGATCCTGTCGCACGCGATCGGGGTGGGGGAGAATCTGCCGGCCGAGGTGGTGCGCGGGATGCTGCTGCTGCGGGCGCAGTCCCTGGCGTTGGGGCATTCCGGCGTGCGGCCGGAGGTGGTGGAGCTACTGCTCTCGTTGCTGAACGCGGGGGCGCACCCGGTCATTCCGGCGCAGGGGAGCGTGGGCGCGTCGGGGGATCTGGCGCCGCTGGCCCATCTGGCGCTGGGCCTGATCGGGCTGGGCGACATGGAGTTCCGGGGGCAGGTGCGGCCGAGTGCGGACGTGCTCGCGGAACTGGGCCTGAGTCCACTGACCCTGCAGGCGAAGGAGGGTCTGGCCCTGATCAACGGCACGCAGCTGATGGGGAGCCTGCTGGCCCTGGCGGTCGCGGACGCGCGGACGCTGCTGGGCACGGCGAACCTCGCGGCAGCCATGACGGTCGAGGCGCTGTACGGCTCTCACCGACCGTTCCAGCCGGACGTGATCGGCCTGCGCCCCCACCCCGGCGCGGTCGGGGTGGCCGAGGAACTGCGTACCTTCCTGCGCGATTCGCAGATCGCGCCGTCACACGCGGTGGGGGACGGGAAGGTGCAGGACGCGTACTCGCTGCGCGCCGCGCCGCAGGTGCACGGCGCGAGCCTGGACGCCCTGGCGCACGCCGAGCGGGTGCTGGCCGTCGAGTTCGCGTCCGTGACCGACAACCCCCTGATCTTCCCCGACACCGGCGACGTGGTGAGCGGCGGGAACTTCCACGGGCAGCCGCTCGCCGTGACCATCGACGCGCTCAAGGTCGCGGTGGCGGAACTCGGCAGCATCAGCGAACGCCGCTGCGAGCAGCTCCTGAACCCGGCCCTGTCCGGCCTGCCGGGCTTCCTCGCGCCGCAGGGCGGCCTGAACAGCGGCTTCATGATCGCGCAGTACACCGCCGCCGCCCTCGTCAGCGAGAACAAGGTCCTCGCGCACCCCGCCAGCGTGGATACCATTCCCACCAGCGCGAACCAGGAGGATCACGTCAGCATGGGCGCGCACGGCGCCCGGCAACTGCGCGCCATCCTGGAGAACGTGCAGAACGTCATCGGGATCGAACTGCTGTGCGCCGCGCAGGCCCTCGACTTCCAGAACCTCCACGCCGGGCGGGGCGCGCAGGCCGCCTGGGAGCACATCCGGGCGCACATCCCCAACATGACCCGCGACCGCTACTACCGCCCGGATCTCCTGAAGATCGTGAAGATGGTCCGCAGTGGAGAACTGCTGCGCGTGGCGCGGGAGGCGTAG
- the hutI gene encoding imidazolonepropionase translates to MRETLFTNISQLVTPAPGAQRGAAMRDLAVIPDAAMLVSGGVIRWVGPCADAPGMVQEYDLGGVAVVPGLIDPHTHAVWAGDRLADFEARVQGVPYEEILARGGGIRSSMWATGSASVDQLVALARPRLRALRESGATTIEVKSGYGLDFDAERRMLYAVRALQSEFGLVPTLLIHVPPTGGRAEYVQAVCHDLIPGVVREGLATAVDVFTEREAFTVDETRAILQAARAHGLQTKLHADQFHAIGGTELACELGALSVDHLEASGPAQIAALAASNTVATILPGVTLHLGLPAAPGRALIDAGAAVAVGTDLNPGSSPVFSTQFALALAVRLCRLTPAEALTACTVNAAAALGLSDRGALTPGQRADFLALHSPDWRDLPYTLGANPVRNVFVSGSPV, encoded by the coding sequence ATGAGGGAAACTCTCTTCACGAACATCAGCCAGCTCGTCACGCCTGCACCGGGTGCGCAGCGCGGCGCGGCCATGCGCGACCTAGCCGTCATCCCCGACGCGGCGATGCTCGTGTCGGGCGGCGTGATCCGCTGGGTCGGCCCGTGCGCCGACGCTCCCGGCATGGTGCAGGAGTATGACCTGGGCGGCGTGGCGGTCGTGCCCGGCCTGATCGATCCACACACGCACGCGGTCTGGGCTGGCGATCGCCTTGCGGACTTCGAGGCTCGCGTGCAGGGCGTCCCGTACGAGGAGATCCTCGCGCGGGGCGGCGGCATCCGCTCCTCCATGTGGGCGACCGGGTCCGCCAGTGTCGACCAACTCGTGGCACTCGCCCGGCCCCGCCTCCGGGCACTGCGGGAGTCCGGCGCGACCACTATTGAGGTCAAGAGCGGGTACGGCCTGGATTTCGACGCCGAACGGCGGATGCTCTACGCCGTCCGCGCCCTCCAGTCTGAATTCGGGCTCGTGCCGACCCTCCTGATTCACGTCCCGCCCACCGGGGGCCGCGCGGAGTACGTGCAGGCGGTCTGCCACGACCTCATCCCCGGCGTGGTGCGTGAGGGGCTGGCGACGGCTGTGGATGTGTTCACCGAGCGCGAGGCGTTCACGGTGGATGAGACCCGCGCCATCCTCCAGGCTGCGCGGGCACACGGCCTTCAAACGAAGCTGCACGCCGATCAGTTCCACGCCATCGGCGGCACGGAACTGGCGTGCGAGCTGGGGGCGCTCAGCGTGGATCACCTGGAGGCGAGCGGCCCGGCGCAGATCGCCGCGCTGGCCGCGTCGAACACCGTGGCGACCATCCTACCCGGCGTGACGCTGCACCTGGGTCTGCCCGCCGCGCCGGGCCGCGCCCTGATCGACGCGGGCGCGGCGGTCGCCGTGGGCACCGACCTGAATCCCGGTTCGTCGCCCGTGTTCAGCACGCAATTTGCGCTGGCGCTGGCAGTGCGACTGTGCCGCCTCACGCCTGCCGAGGCGCTGACCGCCTGCACCGTGAACGCCGCCGCCGCCCTCGGCCTGAGTGACCGGGGGGCCCTCACCCCCGGCCAACGGGCCGATTTCCTCGCCCTGCACAGCCCCGACTGGCGCGACCTGCCCTACACGCTGGGCGCAAACCCGGTCCGGAACGTGTTCGTCAGCGGAAGTCCCGTCTGA
- a CDS encoding arginase family protein gives MTQPTHLPYGGISTFARAPIVQPDADWTADVAVLGIPFDIALGFRPGARFAPRALREASLRSVPPFTGLDGVTRLAGVTFADAGDVVLPSLEPELARERISAAAESVRDRCSLPVFLGGDHSVTYPILRAFAGVPDLHVVQLDAHLDFTDSRNDTRYSNSSPFRRACEELPNLVHITTVGLRGLRFDPEAVAAARARGHALIPMTDVAGDLPGVLARLPRGKNVYLSVDVDAFDPSVIPGTSSPEPDGLTYAQGLRILSETARHNTIVGLDVVELAPNLDPTGRSELLMARLIMETLCAVDEFGSAQPGWTR, from the coding sequence ATGACCCAGCCCACACACCTGCCCTACGGCGGAATATCCACCTTCGCCCGCGCACCCATCGTGCAGCCTGATGCTGACTGGACGGCGGACGTGGCCGTGCTCGGCATCCCCTTCGATATCGCGCTGGGCTTCCGCCCCGGCGCACGCTTCGCCCCGCGTGCCCTGCGGGAGGCGAGCCTGCGGAGCGTGCCCCCTTTCACGGGCCTGGACGGCGTGACGAGGCTGGCGGGCGTGACCTTCGCGGACGCGGGGGACGTGGTGCTGCCCAGCCTGGAGCCGGAACTGGCGCGGGAGCGGATCAGCGCGGCGGCGGAGTCCGTGCGGGACCGGTGCAGTCTGCCGGTGTTCCTGGGCGGGGATCACAGCGTCACGTATCCGATCCTGCGGGCCTTCGCGGGCGTGCCGGACCTGCATGTGGTGCAGCTGGACGCGCACCTGGACTTCACGGACAGCCGCAACGACACCCGCTACAGCAACAGCAGCCCTTTCCGCCGCGCCTGCGAGGAACTGCCCAACCTCGTGCACATCACGACGGTTGGCCTGCGTGGGCTGCGCTTCGACCCGGAAGCGGTCGCAGCGGCCCGCGCGCGGGGGCACGCCCTGATCCCCATGACGGACGTAGCGGGCGATCTGCCGGGCGTGCTGGCCCGCCTGCCACGCGGGAAGAACGTGTACCTCAGTGTGGACGTGGACGCCTTCGACCCCAGCGTCATCCCCGGCACGAGCAGCCCCGAACCGGACGGCCTGACCTACGCGCAGGGCCTGCGGATCCTATCGGAGACCGCGCGGCACAACACCATCGTCGGGCTGGACGTGGTGGAACTCGCCCCGAACCTCGACCCCACCGGCCGCAGCGAACTGCTGATGGCGCGGCTGATCATGGAGACGCTGTGCGCCGTGGACGAGTTCGGTTCCGCGCAGCCGGGGTGGACACGATGA
- the hutU gene encoding urocanate hydratase, which yields MTQPTTEPAPVVRAPRGPHKTAKGWVQEAAKRMLMNNLDPDVAEHPDTLVVYGGRGKAARNWDAYHRIVETLDRLEDDETLLIQSGKPVAVLRTHEWAPRVLLANSNLVPHWANWETFDKLDQAGLMMYGQMTAGSWIYIGTQGILQGTYETFAGAARKHFGGSLRGTVTVTAGLGGMGGAQPLAVKLAGGVSITIEIDPTRIQKRLDTRYLDEVATSLEDAIARAERYKAEGVARSIGVQGNAADLVPQLVTMNWTPDLITDQTSAHDPMWGYLPLLAPDEDADKLRTDHPDEYKGRAYEAMAAHVRSILELQRRGAVAFDYGNNLRHRAQEAGVENAFDYPGFVPAFIRDSFCEGRGPFRWVALSGDPEDIRATDRALLDLFPHDERLQSWLTYAADQIAFQGLPARICWLGYRERDRAARLFNEMVADGRLKAPIVIGRDHLDAGSVASPYRETEAMLDGSDAVSDWPLLNFGVGIASGASWMSFHHGGGVGLGFSQHSGLVIVADGTEEAARKLSRALTNDPGMGVIRHADAGYDHALNVARERGLDLPSLGIQSGE from the coding sequence ATGACCCAGCCCACTACCGAACCCGCTCCCGTCGTCCGCGCCCCCCGTGGCCCACACAAGACCGCGAAGGGCTGGGTGCAGGAGGCGGCCAAGCGCATGCTGATGAACAACCTCGACCCGGACGTCGCCGAGCATCCCGACACCCTCGTCGTGTACGGTGGGCGCGGCAAGGCGGCGCGCAACTGGGATGCGTACCACCGGATCGTGGAGACGCTCGACCGGCTGGAGGACGACGAGACGCTGCTGATCCAGTCCGGCAAGCCCGTCGCCGTGCTGCGGACGCACGAGTGGGCGCCGCGCGTGCTGCTGGCGAACAGTAACCTCGTGCCGCACTGGGCGAACTGGGAGACCTTCGACAAACTCGACCAGGCCGGGCTGATGATGTACGGCCAGATGACCGCCGGAAGCTGGATCTACATCGGCACGCAGGGCATCCTCCAGGGCACCTACGAGACCTTCGCCGGGGCCGCCCGCAAGCACTTCGGCGGCAGCCTGAGGGGCACCGTCACCGTCACCGCCGGGCTGGGCGGCATGGGCGGCGCGCAACCGCTGGCCGTGAAACTCGCCGGGGGTGTGAGCATCACCATCGAGATCGACCCGACGCGCATCCAGAAACGCCTCGACACCCGCTACCTCGACGAGGTCGCCACGAGCCTGGAGGACGCCATCGCCCGCGCCGAGCGGTACAAGGCCGAGGGCGTCGCCCGGTCCATCGGCGTGCAGGGCAACGCCGCCGACCTCGTCCCGCAGCTCGTGACGATGAACTGGACCCCGGACCTCATCACCGACCAGACCAGCGCGCACGATCCCATGTGGGGCTACCTGCCCCTCCTCGCGCCCGACGAGGACGCCGACAAACTCCGCACCGACCACCCCGACGAGTACAAGGGCCGCGCTTACGAGGCCATGGCCGCGCACGTCCGCTCCATCCTCGAACTCCAGCGGCGCGGCGCGGTCGCGTTCGACTACGGCAACAACCTCCGCCACCGCGCGCAGGAAGCGGGCGTGGAGAACGCCTTCGACTACCCCGGCTTCGTGCCCGCGTTCATCCGCGACTCCTTCTGCGAGGGGCGCGGTCCCTTCCGCTGGGTGGCCCTGAGCGGCGACCCCGAGGACATCCGCGCCACCGACCGGGCGCTGCTGGACCTCTTCCCGCACGACGAACGCCTGCAATCCTGGCTGACGTACGCCGCCGACCAGATCGCCTTCCAGGGCCTCCCCGCCCGCATCTGCTGGCTCGGCTACAGGGAACGCGACCGGGCCGCGCGGCTGTTCAATGAGATGGTCGCCGACGGCCGCCTGAAAGCCCCCATCGTCATCGGCCGCGACCACCTCGACGCGGGCAGCGTCGCCAGCCCCTACCGCGAGACGGAAGCCATGCTGGACGGCAGCGACGCCGTGAGCGACTGGCCCCTCCTGAACTTCGGCGTCGGCATCGCGTCGGGCGCCAGCTGGATGAGCTTCCACCACGGCGGCGGCGTCGGCCTGGGCTTTTCACAGCACAGTGGCCTCGTCATCGTCGCCGACGGCACCGAGGAAGCCGCCCGGAAACTCAGCCGTGCGCTGACCAACGACCCCGGCATGGGCGTCATCCGCCACGCCGACGCCGGATACGACCACGCCCTGAACGTGGCGCGGGAACGCGGCCTCGACCTCCCCAGCCTCGGCATACAGTCCGGAGAATGA
- a CDS encoding TetR/AcrR family transcriptional regulator, with protein sequence MNTHSDGNERAKRTSPRPADDPQRRATILHAAQVCFAQDGFHRTTMRAVARQAGLAEGTLYHHFRSKDDLLLGLFGALGEQARDSLDPAALAALNLRDFLRAFLAAPLAALAQDEAGLLRVILSEGLIRRDLGRAFAEGLNGTADLGAQALSARPELRDVDTGELLRTGLTLVLGHCVRGALSGDPLPDPQVTAARVADVLLALLAAERA encoded by the coding sequence GTGAACACTCACTCGGACGGGAATGAACGGGCGAAGCGGACCTCGCCCCGCCCGGCAGACGACCCCCAGCGGCGGGCCACCATCCTCCACGCAGCGCAGGTCTGCTTCGCGCAGGACGGCTTTCACCGCACGACCATGCGCGCCGTGGCCCGGCAGGCGGGACTGGCTGAGGGCACCCTCTACCATCACTTCCGCAGCAAGGACGACCTGCTGCTGGGCCTGTTCGGCGCCCTGGGGGAGCAGGCGCGCGACTCGCTCGATCCGGCGGCGCTGGCGGCACTGAACCTGCGGGATTTCCTGCGGGCGTTCCTGGCCGCGCCACTGGCGGCGCTGGCGCAGGACGAGGCGGGGCTGCTGCGCGTGATCCTGTCCGAGGGCCTGATCCGCCGCGACCTGGGCCGCGCGTTCGCCGAGGGCCTGAACGGGACAGCGGACCTGGGCGCGCAGGCCCTCTCGGCTCGGCCTGAGCTGCGTGACGTGGACACCGGCGAGCTGCTGCGCACCGGCCTGACGCTGGTGCTGGGTCACTGCGTGCGGGGCGCGCTGTCGGGCGATCCTCTCCCCGATCCGCAGGTGACGGCGGCGCGCGTGGCGGACGTGCTGCTGGCCCTGCTCGCAGCGGAGCGCGCGTGA
- a CDS encoding glycosyltransferase — protein sequence MRVTLIALGSRGDVQPYVALGLGLRRAGHAVRLASHEAFRALVTGAGLEFAPMRGDVQEVVNSPEMRAALAGGNMLAINRVSARATQQGALLWAEDGLVAARDADLLVAGIGGLNVAQALSEKLRMPLVEAHVVPFHPTRAFPGAIFPPATARLGGWANRLSHVLTRQVMWQMFRSADSRARREVLGLSPAPLLGPRPLRPLPTLHGISPAVLPRPADWDAAQHLTGYWFLPQEAWTPPPALEAFLNSGPPPVSIGFGSMTTPDPPATTRAVVRALERSGQRAVLLSGWGGLSAADVPDSVFVTDSVPHDWLFPRVAAVVHHGGAGTTAAGLAAGVPNVVVPFFGDQPFWGDRVQRLGVGPAPVPRRALNERTLADALTRAVTDAGMKERAAALGARIRTEDGVARAAKVISGLKL from the coding sequence GTGAGGGTCACGCTGATCGCGCTGGGGTCGCGCGGGGACGTGCAGCCGTACGTGGCGCTGGGGCTGGGGCTGCGCCGGGCGGGGCACGCGGTGCGGCTCGCCTCGCACGAGGCGTTCCGCGCGCTCGTGACGGGCGCGGGTCTGGAGTTCGCCCCGATGCGCGGGGACGTGCAGGAGGTCGTGAACAGCCCCGAGATGCGCGCCGCGCTGGCGGGCGGGAACATGCTGGCGATCAACCGGGTGTCCGCCCGCGCCACGCAGCAGGGGGCGCTGCTGTGGGCCGAGGACGGCCTCGTGGCCGCGCGGGACGCCGACCTGCTCGTGGCGGGCATCGGCGGGTTGAACGTCGCGCAGGCCCTCTCGGAGAAGCTGCGTATGCCGCTCGTGGAGGCGCACGTGGTGCCATTCCATCCCACGCGGGCCTTTCCGGGGGCGATCTTCCCGCCGGCCACCGCGCGGCTGGGCGGCTGGGCGAACCGCCTGTCGCACGTCCTGACGCGGCAGGTGATGTGGCAGATGTTCCGCTCGGCCGACTCGCGCGCGCGGCGCGAGGTGCTGGGCCTCTCTCCCGCCCCGCTGCTCGGCCCGCGCCCGCTGCGGCCCCTGCCGACCCTGCACGGCATCAGCCCGGCGGTCCTGCCCCGCCCCGCCGACTGGGACGCGGCGCAGCACCTGACCGGCTACTGGTTCCTCCCGCAGGAGGCCTGGACGCCCCCGCCCGCGCTGGAGGCGTTCCTGAATTCTGGCCCTCCCCCGGTGTCCATCGGCTTCGGCAGCATGACCACCCCGGACCCGCCGGCGACCACCCGCGCGGTCGTGCGGGCGCTGGAGCGCAGCGGGCAGCGGGCGGTCCTCCTGAGCGGCTGGGGTGGCCTGAGCGCCGCCGACGTGCCGGATTCGGTGTTCGTGACGGACAGCGTCCCGCACGACTGGCTGTTCCCGCGCGTGGCGGCCGTGGTGCATCACGGCGGGGCGGGCACGACGGCGGCGGGCCTCGCGGCGGGCGTGCCGAATGTCGTCGTGCCGTTCTTCGGGGATCAGCCGTTCTGGGGCGACCGTGTGCAGAGGCTGGGCGTGGGGCCTGCCCCGGTGCCGCGCCGCGCCCTGAACGAGCGGACGCTGGCGGACGCCCTGACGCGCGCCGTCACGGACGCCGGCATGAAGGAACGGGCGGCGGCCCTTGGCGCCCGCATCCGCACGGAGGACGGCGTGGCGCGCGCGGCGAAAGTAATCTCGGGACTGAAGCTGTAG